A genomic window from Pseudonocardia broussonetiae includes:
- a CDS encoding glycosyltransferase translates to MDTTDPLDLAPEPAPDLEVLVPTCDRPVELATTLAGLAGQDHPFDVLVSDQSSGTPSFETPPARAMLRALRRQGRRVRTRRHLPRRGLAEHRASLLAASSARYALFVDDDVWLEPGTVARLREAIGELRCGLVGAAVQGLSHLHDHRPHELAPFERWDGRPEPERISPDRPEWRRWTLHNAANPTHLADLHVGPGERWVAYKIAWVGGCVLYDRSALDAVGGFGFWTELPPVHCGEDVLAQLRVIAGFGGAGILPSGAVHLESPTTVPDRRVEAREVVRS, encoded by the coding sequence GTGGACACGACCGATCCTCTCGACCTCGCGCCCGAGCCCGCGCCCGACCTCGAGGTGCTCGTGCCGACCTGCGACCGCCCCGTCGAGCTGGCCACGACCCTCGCCGGGCTCGCCGGCCAGGACCACCCGTTCGACGTCCTGGTGAGCGACCAGTCCTCGGGCACCCCGTCCTTCGAGACCCCGCCGGCACGGGCGATGCTGCGCGCGCTGCGCCGCCAGGGCCGCCGGGTCCGCACGCGGCGCCACCTGCCGCGCCGCGGGCTCGCCGAGCACCGCGCGTCGCTGCTGGCGGCGTCGTCGGCGCGGTACGCGCTGTTCGTCGACGACGACGTGTGGCTGGAGCCCGGCACCGTCGCTCGCCTGCGCGAGGCCATCGGCGAGCTGCGCTGCGGGCTCGTCGGCGCCGCCGTGCAGGGGCTCTCGCACCTGCACGACCACCGCCCCCACGAGCTGGCCCCGTTCGAGCGGTGGGACGGGCGGCCCGAGCCGGAGCGGATCAGCCCCGACCGCCCGGAGTGGCGGCGCTGGACCCTGCACAACGCGGCCAACCCCACCCACCTCGCCGACCTGCACGTCGGCCCCGGGGAGCGGTGGGTCGCCTACAAGATCGCCTGGGTGGGCGGGTGCGTGCTCTACGACCGCAGCGCGCTCGACGCCGTCGGCGGCTTCGGCTTCTGGACCGAGCTGCCCCCGGTGCACTGCGGCGAGGACGTCCTGGCGCAGCTGCGGGTGATCGCCGGGTTCGGCGGCGCCGGGATCCTGCCCTCGGGCGCGGTGCACCTGGAGTCGCCGACGACCGTGCCGGACCGGCGCGTCGAGGCGCGGGAGGTGGTGCGCTCGTGA
- a CDS encoding bifunctional heptose 7-phosphate kinase/heptose 1-phosphate adenyltransferase: MTGVVVVGDLLLDEDVDGRAERLCPDAPAPVLDVDAERDRPGGAGLAAVLLAASVPVRLVAALDEDDAARRLRGLLAGCVELVAGPGTGGTAVKTRLRADGRVLLRADRGAGRAASGFGRALGPALGGALRHSPGGGAVLVSDYGRGVAADARVRAALRSTRRPVVWDPHPRGGDPVPGTSVVTPNLSEACAVLGVPAPAPDDDEAVLRLADALRERWRVGAVVVTLGSRGAALHDGRRGDVVPAPPAVDGDPCGAGDRFAGELAAALGSGVALRRAVELGVAAASAFVAAGGAGTVRRTARGWGQPDSANSRSVRSAGA; encoded by the coding sequence GTGACCGGCGTCGTCGTGGTCGGGGACCTGCTGCTCGACGAGGACGTCGACGGCCGGGCCGAGCGGCTGTGCCCGGACGCACCCGCCCCGGTCCTGGACGTCGACGCCGAGCGCGACCGCCCCGGCGGCGCCGGGCTGGCCGCGGTGCTGCTGGCGGCGTCGGTGCCCGTGCGGCTGGTCGCGGCGCTCGACGAGGACGACGCCGCCCGCCGGCTGCGCGGGCTGCTGGCCGGGTGCGTCGAGCTCGTCGCCGGGCCCGGGACCGGGGGCACCGCGGTGAAGACGCGGCTGCGCGCCGACGGCCGGGTCCTGCTGCGCGCCGACCGCGGCGCGGGGCGCGCGGCGTCGGGGTTCGGGCGGGCGCTCGGCCCGGCCCTGGGCGGGGCGCTGCGGCACTCCCCGGGCGGCGGCGCGGTGCTCGTGTCCGACTACGGGCGCGGGGTCGCGGCCGACGCGCGCGTGCGGGCCGCCCTGCGCTCCACGCGGCGACCGGTCGTCTGGGACCCGCACCCGCGCGGCGGCGACCCGGTGCCCGGCACGTCGGTCGTCACGCCGAACCTGTCCGAGGCGTGCGCGGTGCTCGGGGTCCCCGCCCCGGCCCCCGACGACGACGAGGCCGTGCTGCGCCTGGCCGACGCCCTGCGCGAGCGGTGGCGGGTGGGGGCGGTCGTGGTGACGCTCGGGTCCCGCGGTGCCGCGCTGCACGACGGCCGCCGCGGCGACGTCGTCCCGGCTCCCCCGGCCGTCGACGGCGACCCCTGCGGAGCCGGCGACCGCTTCGCCGGCGAGCTCGCCGCGGCCCTGGGCTCCGGCGTGGCCCTGCGGCGGGCCGTGGAGCTCGGGGTGGCGGCGGCGTCGGCCTTCGTGGCGGCCGGAGGTGCGGGCACGGTCCGCCGCACGGCCCGCGGTTGGGGCCAGCCCGACAGCGCGAACTCGCGGTCGGTGCGGTCGGCGGGGGCGTAG
- a CDS encoding glycosyltransferase family 9 protein, whose product MPADDRPVQLVLRALHLGDLLVAVPALRGLRRARPGHRLVLAAPAALAPLVALTGAVDDLLPTAGPDALRWDAAPPDVAVNLHGAGPESHRALDATGPRVRIGYAAPGWPGPEWDGPREDPLGLADLATGDLAAAELDAGHLGDDELGLRALVTDPPRPEQHERERWCGMLAAFDVPADPDDLLLAPPPAVTAGTPPTVVHPGAAYGSKRWPAERFAEVAAALADAGHRVVLTGAAGERELAAQVAVLAGLPPTAVLAGRTDLAQLAALVAGAALVVSGDTGIAHLASAFRTPSVVLFGPVPPQRWGPPATGPHVVLTGADRRRGEPFADDPDPALLAVEVPDVLAAAASVVGARAGR is encoded by the coding sequence GTGCCCGCCGACGACCGACCCGTCCAGCTCGTCCTGCGCGCGCTGCACCTGGGGGACCTGCTCGTGGCCGTCCCGGCGCTGCGCGGGCTCCGCCGTGCGCGCCCGGGGCACCGGCTGGTGCTCGCCGCTCCCGCCGCGCTGGCCCCGCTCGTCGCGCTGACCGGCGCCGTCGACGACCTGCTGCCGACCGCGGGGCCGGACGCGCTGCGCTGGGACGCCGCGCCCCCCGACGTCGCCGTCAACCTGCACGGTGCGGGTCCGGAGAGCCACCGCGCGCTCGACGCCACCGGGCCGCGGGTGCGCATCGGCTACGCCGCGCCCGGCTGGCCGGGACCGGAGTGGGACGGCCCGCGCGAGGACCCGCTCGGCCTCGCCGACCTCGCCACCGGCGACCTGGCCGCCGCCGAGCTCGACGCGGGCCACCTCGGCGACGACGAGCTCGGCCTCCGCGCGTTGGTCACCGACCCGCCCCGCCCCGAGCAGCACGAGCGCGAGCGCTGGTGCGGGATGCTCGCGGCGTTCGACGTCCCTGCCGACCCCGACGACCTGCTGCTCGCGCCCCCGCCCGCCGTCACCGCGGGCACCCCGCCGACGGTCGTGCACCCCGGCGCCGCCTACGGCTCCAAGCGCTGGCCCGCGGAGCGGTTCGCGGAGGTGGCCGCGGCGCTGGCCGACGCCGGGCACCGGGTGGTGCTCACCGGCGCGGCGGGGGAGCGGGAGCTGGCGGCGCAGGTGGCGGTGCTCGCCGGCCTGCCCCCCACCGCGGTCCTCGCCGGGCGCACCGACCTCGCCCAGCTGGCGGCGCTGGTGGCGGGTGCGGCGCTGGTCGTCAGCGGGGACACCGGGATCGCGCACCTCGCGTCGGCGTTCCGGACGCCGTCGGTGGTGCTGTTCGGGCCCGTCCCGCCGCAGCGGTGGGGCCCGCCCGCCACCGGCCCGCACGTCGTGCTGACCGGCGCCGACCGGCGGCGGGGCGAGCCGTTCGCCGACGACCCCGACCCGGCGCTGCTGGCCGTCGAGGTGCCCGACGTGCTGGCAGCCGCCGCGTCGGTCGTGGGGGCGCGGGCGGGCCGCTGA
- a CDS encoding glycosyltransferase family 9 protein: protein MHAPDLLPGVTRIAVLRANALGDHLMATPALDALRRAYPAAHVVLVGARWHAPFLTGRPGPVDEVAVLPEVAGLAGQPSAPPASELDGFLAGLRARRFDLALQLHGGGATSNPLVRAFGAACTVGLRAEGAPELDRWVPYRYYQPEAERFLEVTALVGADGPSRMPRLTVLDDEHARAAELLPGAGPWVALHPGATDPRRRWPPERFAAVADQLTDDGARPVLVGAAGEQPVADAVRAAARRPLPDLTGRTDLGTLAGVLARCALVVADDSGPLHLAHAVGTPTVGLYWCGNAINAAAPRRATSRPLLSWTVHCPECGVDCTPAGHPHRPGDGCDHRPSFLDQIPVAEVVEEARDLLARP, encoded by the coding sequence GTGCACGCTCCCGACCTGCTGCCCGGCGTCACCCGGATCGCCGTCCTGCGCGCCAACGCCCTCGGCGACCACCTCATGGCCACCCCCGCGCTCGACGCCCTGCGCCGCGCCTACCCCGCCGCGCACGTCGTGCTCGTCGGGGCGCGCTGGCACGCCCCGTTCCTCACCGGCCGGCCCGGCCCCGTCGACGAGGTGGCGGTGCTGCCCGAGGTCGCGGGCCTGGCCGGGCAGCCCTCGGCGCCACCGGCGTCGGAGCTCGACGGGTTCCTCGCGGGCCTGCGCGCGCGCCGCTTCGACCTCGCGCTGCAGCTGCACGGCGGGGGCGCCACCTCCAACCCGCTCGTGCGGGCGTTCGGCGCGGCCTGCACGGTCGGGCTGCGCGCCGAGGGCGCCCCGGAGCTCGACCGCTGGGTGCCCTACCGCTACTACCAGCCCGAGGCGGAGCGGTTCCTCGAGGTCACGGCCCTGGTCGGCGCCGACGGCCCCTCCCGGATGCCCCGGCTCACCGTCCTCGACGACGAGCACGCGCGCGCCGCGGAGCTGCTCCCCGGCGCGGGCCCGTGGGTGGCGCTGCACCCCGGCGCGACCGACCCGCGGCGGCGCTGGCCCCCCGAGCGCTTCGCCGCGGTCGCCGACCAGCTGACCGACGACGGCGCCCGCCCGGTCCTCGTCGGCGCCGCGGGCGAGCAGCCCGTCGCCGACGCCGTGCGCGCCGCCGCCCGCCGCCCGCTGCCCGACCTCACCGGCCGCACCGACCTCGGCACGCTCGCGGGGGTGCTCGCGCGCTGCGCGCTGGTCGTCGCCGACGACAGCGGGCCGCTGCACCTCGCGCACGCCGTCGGGACGCCGACCGTCGGGCTCTACTGGTGCGGCAACGCGATCAACGCCGCCGCCCCGCGCCGTGCCACCTCGCGGCCGCTGCTGAGCTGGACCGTGCACTGCCCCGAGTGCGGCGTCGACTGCACCCCGGCCGGCCACCCGCACCGCCCCGGCGACGGCTGCGACCACCGTCCCTCGTTCCTGGACCAGATCCCCGTCGCGGAGGTCGTCGAGGAGGCCCGCGACCTCCTGGCCCGGCCGTGA
- a CDS encoding SDR family NAD(P)-dependent oxidoreductase produces the protein MTAPEKDRPLALVTGASSGIGYELAKQFVGHGYDLVVAAEDDRLQRAAATLGAAADGSVLPVQADLRRPEGVETLYEAVTATGRPLAAAALNAGVGRGGAFVETDLDDEQEIIDLNISSTVHLAKLVLRDMVGRGAGRVLVTSSIASTMPGTFQAVYNASKSFLQSFTEALQNELKDTGVTITSLMPGPTETDFFHRADMDDTRVGASSKDDPAQVAEQGFQAMLTGEAKVVAGSVSTKASGVANAVLPDAAKAQMHRLMAEPGSAES, from the coding sequence ATGACCGCACCCGAGAAGGACCGCCCCCTCGCCCTCGTCACCGGCGCCTCGAGCGGCATCGGCTACGAGCTCGCCAAGCAGTTCGTCGGCCACGGCTACGACCTCGTCGTCGCCGCCGAGGACGACCGCCTCCAGCGCGCCGCCGCCACGCTCGGCGCGGCCGCGGACGGGTCCGTCCTCCCCGTGCAGGCCGACCTGCGCCGGCCCGAGGGCGTCGAGACGCTGTACGAGGCCGTCACCGCCACCGGCCGCCCGCTCGCCGCCGCCGCGCTCAACGCCGGGGTCGGCCGCGGCGGCGCGTTCGTCGAGACCGACCTCGACGACGAGCAGGAGATCATCGACCTCAACATCTCCTCCACCGTGCACCTGGCCAAGCTCGTGCTGCGGGACATGGTGGGGCGCGGCGCGGGCCGGGTGCTCGTGACGTCGTCGATCGCGTCGACGATGCCGGGCACGTTCCAGGCCGTCTACAACGCCTCGAAGTCGTTCCTGCAGTCGTTCACCGAGGCGCTGCAGAACGAGCTCAAGGACACGGGCGTCACGATCACCTCGCTCATGCCCGGCCCGACCGAGACCGACTTCTTCCACCGCGCCGACATGGACGACACCCGCGTGGGCGCCTCGTCCAAGGACGATCCGGCGCAGGTCGCCGAGCAGGGCTTCCAGGCGATGCTCACGGGCGAGGCGAAGGTCGTCGCGGGATCGGTGTCGACGAAGGCGTCGGGCGTGGCGAACGCGGTGCTGCCGGACGCGGCGAAGGCCCAGATGCACCGGCTGATGGCGGAGCCGGGGTCGGCGGAGTCCTGA
- a CDS encoding zinc-dependent alcohol dehydrogenase has protein sequence MRAVTWHGKRDVRVDTVPDPRIEDATDVVVRITSTGLCGSDLHLYEVLGPFLDVGDILGHEPMGIVEEVGPGVTELRAGDRVVVPFNVSCGTCFLCSQGLHSQCETTQVREQGSGAALFGYTKLYGQVPGGQAEYLRVPFGNTLPIKVPEGPSDDRFVYLSDVLPTAWQAVAYADVPAGGSLAVLGLGPVGDMATRIARHRGVENVIGIDLVPERLERARARGTTTVDLRAHGHELGDVIRGLTNGRGADSVIDAVGMEAHGSTVGKIAQQLVGLLPDALAAPVMRNAGLDRLGALYSAIDIVRRGGTISLSGVYGGTADPMDMLRLFDKQIQMRMGQANVLRWVPDILPLLTDDDPLGVDGFATHRLPLEQAPQAYATFQKKEDGMVKTLLKPGAA, from the coding sequence ATGCGAGCAGTCACCTGGCACGGCAAGCGCGACGTCCGCGTCGACACCGTCCCCGACCCGCGCATCGAGGACGCCACCGACGTCGTCGTGCGGATCACCTCGACCGGCCTGTGCGGCTCGGACCTGCACCTCTACGAGGTCCTCGGGCCGTTCCTCGACGTCGGCGACATCCTCGGGCACGAGCCGATGGGGATCGTCGAGGAGGTCGGGCCGGGCGTCACCGAGCTGCGCGCGGGCGACCGCGTCGTCGTGCCGTTCAACGTCTCCTGCGGCACCTGCTTCCTGTGCTCGCAGGGGCTGCACTCCCAGTGCGAGACGACCCAGGTCCGCGAGCAGGGCAGCGGCGCCGCCCTGTTCGGCTACACGAAGCTCTACGGCCAGGTGCCGGGCGGGCAGGCCGAGTACCTGCGGGTCCCGTTCGGCAACACCCTGCCGATCAAGGTCCCCGAGGGGCCCTCGGACGACCGGTTCGTCTACCTCTCCGACGTGCTGCCGACCGCGTGGCAGGCCGTCGCGTACGCCGACGTGCCCGCCGGCGGCAGCCTCGCCGTGCTCGGGCTCGGACCGGTCGGCGACATGGCCACCCGCATCGCCCGGCACCGCGGCGTCGAGAACGTCATCGGCATCGACCTGGTGCCCGAGCGGCTGGAGCGGGCGCGGGCCCGCGGGACCACCACCGTCGACCTGCGCGCCCACGGCCACGAGCTCGGCGACGTCATCCGCGGCCTGACGAACGGGCGCGGTGCCGACTCGGTGATCGACGCCGTCGGCATGGAGGCCCACGGCTCGACCGTCGGCAAGATCGCCCAGCAGCTCGTCGGGCTGCTCCCGGACGCCCTCGCCGCGCCCGTGATGCGGAACGCGGGGCTCGACCGCCTCGGCGCGCTGTACTCCGCGATCGACATCGTGCGCCGCGGCGGCACGATCTCGCTCTCGGGCGTCTACGGCGGCACGGCCGACCCGATGGACATGCTCCGGCTGTTCGACAAGCAGATCCAGATGCGGATGGGCCAGGCCAACGTGCTCCGCTGGGTGCCCGACATCCTGCCGCTGCTCACCGACGACGACCCGCTGGGCGTCGACGGCTTCGCCACCCACCGCCTGCCGCTGGAGCAGGCGCCGCAGGCGTACGCGACGTTCCAGAAGAAGGAGGACGGGATGGTCAAGACGCTGCTGAAGCCGGGCGCGGCGTGA
- a CDS encoding UdgX family uracil-DNA binding protein (This protein belongs to the uracil DNA glycosylase superfamily, members of which act in excision repair of DNA. However, it belongs more specifically to UdgX branch, whose founding member was found to bind uracil in DNA (where it does not belong), without cleaving it, appears to promote DNA repair by a pathway involving RecA, rather than base excision.): MSDLDELREAAAHCTACELYEPATQTVFGAGPPSAWLMLVGEQPGDREDLDGAPFVGPAGRLLDTALQRAGIDRSEVYVTNAVKHFRFEVSGNRRLHKTPGVKHVRACRPWLDGELAAVGPAVVATLGATAGKALLGSAFRITAERGTPRPWEDRTLVPTTHPSAILRTPPEQRDEALDALVADLRVVAGLRP, encoded by the coding sequence ATGAGCGACCTCGACGAGCTGCGCGAGGCGGCCGCGCACTGCACCGCCTGCGAGCTGTACGAGCCGGCCACGCAGACCGTGTTCGGCGCCGGGCCGCCGTCGGCGTGGCTGATGCTCGTCGGCGAGCAGCCCGGCGACCGCGAGGACCTCGACGGCGCGCCGTTCGTCGGCCCGGCCGGGCGCCTGCTCGACACGGCCCTGCAGCGGGCGGGCATCGACCGCTCCGAGGTCTACGTGACCAACGCGGTCAAGCACTTCCGGTTCGAGGTGTCGGGCAACCGGCGGCTGCACAAGACGCCCGGCGTGAAGCACGTCCGCGCCTGCCGGCCCTGGCTCGACGGGGAGCTGGCCGCGGTCGGGCCCGCCGTCGTCGCCACGCTGGGGGCGACCGCGGGCAAGGCGCTGCTGGGCTCGGCGTTCCGGATCACCGCCGAGCGCGGGACGCCGCGCCCGTGGGAGGACCGGACGCTGGTGCCGACCACGCACCCGTCGGCGATCCTGCGCACCCCGCCCGAGCAGCGCGACGAGGCGCTGGACGCGCTCGTCGCCGATCTCCGCGTGGTCGCGGGCCTGCGTCCCTGA
- a CDS encoding DUF6343 family protein, with protein sequence MTDRRRRTRADYEKGLPGYHDPTAGIGGSTPALSALTLRAVLAAFGLVVSAVGAVLAVRAGLPLFAVVLGVVALVALLDLAWVLYRKHRGEPG encoded by the coding sequence ATGACCGACCGCCGCCGCCGCACCCGCGCCGACTACGAGAAGGGCCTGCCCGGCTACCACGACCCCACCGCCGGCATCGGCGGCTCCACCCCGGCGCTCAGCGCGCTGACCCTGCGGGCCGTGCTGGCCGCGTTCGGCCTCGTCGTCTCGGCGGTCGGCGCGGTGCTGGCGGTGCGCGCCGGTCTGCCGCTGTTCGCGGTCGTGCTCGGCGTCGTCGCGCTCGTCGCCCTGCTGGACCTGGCGTGGGTGCTCTACCGCAAGCACCGCGGGGAGCCCGGATGA
- a CDS encoding aldehyde dehydrogenase family protein, whose translation MTGLLSAPTTAPPVDPLVVLDPRTGEVASTITVTAEAECAEAVERARATAPSWARTPAAERGVALRAAADAVRAVADELAELTSRETGKPVGDARGGVDAGIGTLEQYAELGPVHGGRTLNGGWAALDMMVPQPRGVAVVLTPWNDPVAVAAGLLGAALVTGNTVVHKPSERCPATGRRFAELLAAQLPDGVLQILDGDATTGAALAAAPVDVVAHVGSTATGRLIALACARSGAKALLENGGNDALVVDEGVDPGWAAEQAALGAFANAGQICVSVERIYVHAAVAEPFLAALTAQAREWGERIGPLVDRRHRDHVDGHVRAAVAAGAQVLVGGTVPEGPGAFYPPTVLTGCEPRMAVLREETFGPVAPVRVVPDFATALADAADDAYGLAATVLTRDMAHAQDAWRELPVGAVKVNNVFGGAPGGASHPRRASGQGFGYGPELLDEMTATKLVHLGQAPDPRSA comes from the coding sequence ATGACTGGACTGCTCTCCGCCCCCACCACCGCCCCACCCGTCGACCCGCTCGTCGTGCTCGACCCCCGCACCGGGGAGGTCGCGAGCACGATCACGGTGACGGCGGAGGCGGAGTGCGCGGAGGCCGTCGAGCGGGCGCGGGCCACCGCCCCGTCGTGGGCGCGCACCCCCGCGGCCGAGCGGGGGGTGGCGCTGCGGGCCGCCGCCGACGCCGTCCGCGCCGTCGCCGACGAGCTCGCCGAGCTGACCTCGCGCGAGACCGGCAAGCCGGTGGGCGACGCCCGCGGCGGCGTCGACGCCGGGATCGGGACCCTGGAGCAGTACGCCGAGCTCGGCCCGGTGCACGGCGGCCGCACGCTCAACGGCGGGTGGGCGGCGCTGGACATGATGGTGCCGCAGCCGCGCGGGGTGGCGGTCGTCCTCACGCCGTGGAACGACCCGGTGGCGGTCGCCGCGGGGCTGCTGGGCGCCGCGCTGGTCACCGGCAACACCGTCGTGCACAAGCCGAGCGAGCGCTGCCCGGCCACCGGGCGGCGCTTCGCCGAGCTCCTCGCCGCGCAGCTCCCCGACGGCGTCCTGCAGATCCTCGACGGCGACGCGACCACCGGGGCCGCGCTGGCCGCCGCGCCCGTCGACGTCGTCGCGCACGTGGGCAGCACCGCGACCGGACGGCTCATCGCGCTGGCCTGCGCGCGCAGCGGGGCCAAGGCGCTGCTGGAGAACGGCGGCAACGACGCGCTCGTCGTCGACGAGGGGGTCGACCCGGGGTGGGCCGCCGAGCAGGCCGCGCTCGGGGCGTTCGCCAACGCCGGGCAGATCTGCGTGTCGGTCGAGCGGATCTACGTGCACGCCGCCGTCGCCGAGCCGTTCCTCGCCGCGCTCACCGCGCAGGCGCGCGAGTGGGGCGAGCGGATCGGCCCGCTGGTCGACCGTCGCCACCGCGACCACGTCGACGGCCACGTGCGCGCCGCGGTCGCCGCGGGCGCGCAGGTGCTCGTCGGCGGCACCGTCCCCGAGGGCCCCGGCGCGTTCTACCCGCCGACGGTGCTCACCGGGTGCGAGCCGCGGATGGCCGTGCTGCGGGAGGAGACGTTCGGACCGGTCGCACCGGTGCGGGTGGTGCCCGACTTCGCGACGGCGCTGGCCGACGCCGCCGACGACGCCTACGGCCTCGCCGCCACCGTCCTCACCCGCGACATGGCGCACGCCCAGGACGCCTGGCGGGAGCTGCCGGTCGGCGCGGTGAAGGTCAACAACGTGTTCGGCGGGGCGCCCGGCGGGGCCTCGCACCCGCGCCGCGCCAGCGGCCAGGGATTCGGCTACGGCCCCGAGCTGCTCGACGAGATGACCGCGACGAAGCTCGTGCACCTCGGGCAGGCCCCGGACCCCCGGAGCGCGTGA
- a CDS encoding CinA family protein, protein MTESPEDLRAAAADAVSRRCRDDGRTVAVAESLTGGMVSQSLSVAQGSAQWFRGALVAYSSEVKHEVLGVPEGPVVSAQAAVAMARGVRSLLGADVAVAVTGAGGPDPQDGREPGTVFLAAVDGAGVVVQEHRFSGGPTEVCAATAQAALSLLEDRVCTPEPADATSAS, encoded by the coding sequence GTGACCGAATCTCCCGAGGACCTCCGCGCCGCCGCGGCGGACGCGGTGTCGCGCCGGTGCCGCGACGACGGCCGCACCGTCGCCGTCGCCGAGTCGCTGACCGGCGGCATGGTCAGCCAGTCCCTGTCCGTCGCGCAGGGCTCCGCGCAGTGGTTCCGCGGCGCGCTCGTCGCCTACTCCTCCGAGGTCAAGCACGAGGTGCTCGGCGTGCCGGAGGGGCCGGTCGTCAGCGCGCAGGCGGCCGTCGCGATGGCCCGCGGCGTCCGGTCCCTGCTGGGCGCCGACGTGGCCGTCGCCGTCACCGGGGCGGGCGGGCCGGACCCGCAGGACGGCCGCGAACCCGGCACGGTGTTCCTCGCCGCCGTCGACGGGGCCGGGGTGGTGGTGCAGGAGCACCGCTTCTCCGGCGGGCCGACGGAGGTGTGCGCGGCCACGGCCCAGGCGGCGCTGAGCCTGCTGGAGGACCGCGTCTGCACCCCCGAGCCGGCCGACGCGACCAGCGCGAGCTGA
- a CDS encoding 1-phosphofructokinase family hexose kinase — MSATVVVLAPSPLLTVTIEDRAGEPDIHVHAGGQGVWQSRMLASLGVRVVLCAGLGGETGSVLGHLIPQEGVELRTVELSSRNGGYVHDRRDGDRTVVAHSPGGALDRHEHDALYELALSLGLEHGAALLSGPHEDRVVPSDLYGRLTADLQSNGCRVAIDLSGERLTAALEGGPDLVKVSHEELVADGRAESEDPVDLVTAMRALHDQGAGIVVVSRAAEPALALVDGEVLAIHLPPLRTAEPKGAGDSMTAGMMAALVQGRSPVDALRTGAACGALNVVRQGLGTGGSHAVQALADRIEIVRRNDDGTERS; from the coding sequence GTGTCCGCCACCGTCGTCGTCCTCGCGCCCTCTCCCCTGCTCACGGTCACGATCGAGGACCGCGCCGGGGAACCCGACATCCACGTCCACGCGGGGGGCCAGGGCGTCTGGCAGTCCCGCATGCTCGCCTCCCTCGGCGTGCGGGTCGTCCTCTGCGCCGGGCTCGGCGGGGAGACGGGGTCCGTGCTCGGGCACCTGATCCCGCAGGAGGGGGTCGAGCTGCGCACCGTGGAGCTGAGCAGCCGCAACGGCGGCTACGTCCACGACCGGCGCGACGGCGACCGCACGGTCGTCGCCCACTCCCCCGGCGGCGCGCTGGACCGCCACGAGCACGACGCCCTCTACGAGCTCGCCCTCTCCCTGGGCCTGGAGCACGGCGCGGCGCTGCTGTCGGGCCCGCACGAGGACCGGGTCGTCCCCTCCGACCTGTACGGCCGCCTCACCGCCGACCTGCAGTCCAACGGCTGCCGGGTGGCGATCGACCTCTCCGGCGAGCGGCTCACCGCCGCGCTCGAGGGCGGACCGGACCTGGTGAAGGTCAGCCACGAGGAGCTCGTCGCGGACGGGCGGGCCGAGTCCGAGGACCCCGTCGACCTGGTCACGGCCATGCGCGCGCTGCACGACCAGGGCGCCGGGATCGTCGTCGTCTCGCGCGCGGCCGAGCCCGCGCTGGCCCTCGTCGACGGCGAGGTGCTGGCCATCCACCTGCCGCCGCTGCGCACCGCCGAGCCGAAGGGGGCGGGCGACTCGATGACCGCGGGCATGATGGCCGCGCTCGTCCAGGGCCGCTCCCCCGTCGACGCCCTGCGCACCGGCGCGGCGTGCGGCGCGCTCAACGTGGTCCGGCAGGGGCTGGGCACCGGCGGCTCCCACGCCGTGCAGGCCCTCGCCGACCGGATCGAGATCGTGCGGCGCAACGACGACGGGACGGAGCGCTCGTGA